The Methanoregula sp. UBA64 genome contains the following window.
ACGATAAGTGCATCCACACCGTGCCCGTCAAGCTGCGTTGCCCGGGCAAAGTCAAACGGCCCGACCGCTGCCGCGACCCGCAGGTTGCCCTTCTTGTCCCGGGTCGCCTTCGGGTACTGGCGCTTTTCGAGAATATCCTGCATCGTGATGATCCCGAGCAGTTTCCCGGTCTTGTCGGCCACCGGCAGGCGTTCGACCTTGTTCGTGTACATGACTTCGAGCGCCTTTTCCGGCGTGATATCGTTATCGGCCGTGATCGGCTTCTTGGTCATGATCGTCTTGATGCTCTCCTCGCCGCGCCGGGAGACGATCGCACGCACATCGCGCCGGGAAACGATCCCGATGATCTTTCCTTTCCCCACCACCGGGACGCCGCCGATACTGTACTGGTTCATCAGCTTCTCGGCATCGGAGACGGTTGCGGTCTCCTCCACATAAAGGACATCGCGCTCGATGAGCTCCTCAGCCTGCTTGACGATATTGACCTCCTGGATCTCGCGTTCGGCCGTCATATTCCGGTGGATCACGCCGATACCGCCTTCCCGGGCAAGGGCAATCGCCATCGTGGCTTCCGTTACCGTATCCATAGCCGCGGAGACGAGCGGGATATTGAGCGAGATGTTTTTCGTGAACCGGGTCTTTGTGTCGGTTTCGGCCGGCTCGGTCCAGGACTCCAGCGGTTCGAGAAGTACATCGTCAAAGGTTAAGGAAAGGGGAACTTCCAGTTTCTTGGCAAACATGATTTCTTCCTGTAGTTTGGTTACCCTAAAAGGGAGTTCGCGGGATTTTACCGGATCATGGCAAGGGCGGTCTTTACCAGGTCTTCGCGGATGGTTGCGTTCCGGTCGCCCCCGCAGACCATGCCCCGGACACCGATGATCTCCGGGTCGATCCTCTTTAAGGAATCGAGGTCTTCGAATTTGAGCGAGCCGGCCAAGGCAGTGCCGATCCCGAGCGCCTTGTTCTGGGTGGTAAAGCGCAGGAGCGTTGCCTCGTCCATAAACGAGAACGTGCTCTTCCCGTCTTTTATCCCGGTATCGATCATGGCAAAGTCGGCCCCGCAGTCAGCAGCAATTGAGGAGATGTCGAACGGGGAGATCGAACCCATCCGCTCGTAATCGGAATACCCGGCGATTACGACAAATTTTTCGGGAAACTCGTCTTTTACGGCTTTTGTTACCGCCTCGATCACTTCGCGGGCCTGGCTTTTCCCGGAAAATGCTAAGCCAATCTTGATATAGTCAGCCCCGGCGCAGGCGGCCCCGTAGGCGGCAAGGGAGGCCTGTCCCGGTTTGTACGGGAAATCCCCGATGGCTGCACTCACCGGTTTTTTGGCAAACGATTTGATCTCTTTTATTACCCAGGGAAAGTTCGCCCCAAGCGAGCCTTCGGACGGTTTCTTGACATCGATGATATCGGCATCGACAGCACTCCGGGCCTCCAAAATAGAGCTGGGGCTGACCAACAATTGCATAAAGTTTAATGATCTTTTGTACTAATAGTGGTTGCGTTATCGATGGAACTGGTTCTTGCGATGGATTTGCGGGGCAATACGGTCGTGCACGGCAAATCCGGGCTCCGTGCGACCTACAAACCGCTGGACTGGGGGCTTTCTCCGACGGCAGAACCGGTCGGGTTCGTACAAGCGATCGCGCCGAAATTCTTGTACATCGCGGACCTGGACCGGATCGAGGGGACCGGGTCGCACGATGCACTGATCCGCCGTTGTGCAGATCTGGTTGACTGCTGCTACGTGGACCGGGGCGTTCGCGGCCCGGCCGATTTCCTCTCCGGCCCGCATATCAAAAATATCGTGGGGACGGAGACCGGCGGGGCGGAACTCTCGCGGTACCGCGGGGGATTTTTGAGCGTTGATGTGAAGGACCGTAAAGTGATTCCCTCGGGAGCATCGCCGGAGTCCGTGCTCCGGGCCGCCCGGGAGATGGCCTTTGAGGGCTGTATTCTCCTGAATCTCGGGTTTGTCGGGACAGAGCACGGGTTTGGTTCCGACAGCAGGGAGGTTCTTGCATCGTGGCGCTCGGCATACCCCGGGAAACTGCTGTACGGCGGGGGTGTTGCAACGGTCGCGGACCTCGAAGTGATCCACGATGCCGGGTTTGACGGCGCGATCATCGCGACCGCTCTCCACAAGGGAGCAGTCCCTGCGGAATGGATCAGGAAGGGATGCATGTGTTAGTCACGCTGGAAGGTATTGACGGGACCGGCAAGAGCACGCTGCTTGCCGGCTTACAGCCCCTGCTGGCGGATCTCGACCCGGTCTATACCCGGGAGCCCGGGGCTACCTGGGTGGGGGAGGCGGTGCGCCGGGCGATTGCGGAACAGACCGATCCGGTCTGCGAGGCTACGCTCTTTGTCGCGGATCACGCGGCCCATCTGGCAGCGGTTGTGCGCCCGGCGCTTGCAGAGCACCGGCTCGTGATCTCGGACCGGTACTCGGACAGCCGGTTTGCGTACCAGTCGGTTACGCTCGATGGCGTGATCCCGGAACCGGAACGCTGGCTCCGGGCCATGCATGACGGCTGGTCGGTTGTCCCGGACAAGACCTTTTTGCTCGTGATCCCGGTCGATGACGCGCTCGCCCGGCTTTCGACCAAGAGCGGCAGGGAGCATTTCGAGCGGCGCGATGTGCTGGAGAAGGTGCAGAACCGGTACCTGGAGTATGCCCGGGTTGAGCCGGACCGGTTTGTGATTGTGGATGCCCTGCTCGATAAGGACGAGGTTGCCCGGTTTGTGGCGGACGGGATCCGGCAGGTTGTGGCTGAGGGGAAGAGGCACAAGAGGAAGTGAAGGGACCCGGTTTTTTTGGAAGTGCCGGCTCGTGACCCGAACTTTTTTTCTAATCTTCAGCAACAGCATCGAACTTTTTTTGCAATCCTCAGCCCGCGACCCGCATATTTTTTGAAATCCGCAGCAACCGATCCGAAGTTTTTCCGGAATCCTCAGCAACGGGTCCGCTCTTTTTTTGTAATCGTCAGCCCGGGACCTGAACTTTTTTCGAAATCCTCAGCACCGTGACCGGACTTTTTCTTGAAAAAAACCGGCCCGGTGCAAAGCGCCCGTCGGAAGTTTTGAGGAGTAGTTGTGGGCCGGGCCTTTGGGGGGGAGGGGGTGGGGCCGGTCTTTTTTTATAATCCTCAGCAACCCGTTCGAACTTTTTTTAAAAACCTCAGCTCCTGTGCCAAACTTTTTTTGGAATCTTCAGCCCGCGATGCGATCTTTTTGGTAAATGCTCCGGACCGGTGCCGGATTTTTCTGGTAATCTTTGGCTCGCGACAAGAGTGCAGCTTTTCTTTAGCAAAAACAGGAGCATCCGGCAAAAGACTGATGAAGGGCCGGCAATAATACTACATCAATTACAAAAACAAAACGCTGGTGATCAGTGTATGGCGACACGCAGGATCAAAAAAGAAATCCGGGATCGCATCGTTACGATACTCAAAAATTACGATGCAGAGCGGATCGCCATCTTTGGTTCCTATGCCCGGGGAGAGGCCGGCAAAAAAAGCGATATCGATATCCTTGTCCGGTTTGCCCGGCCAAAGAGCCTGATCCAGCTTGTCCAGATTGAGGATGAGATTGCAGCAGCCGTGAAGATGCCGGTCGATCTTGTGACAGAGAAATCGGTCAGCCCGTACCTTTCCCCTTCAATCCACCGCGATGAAGTGGTGATCTATGGATGAAGCCGGAAGATCCGGCGTACCTCCACCACATTCTTGATGCAATTTCCCATATCGAAAAATTTTCAAAAAACATCTCTTCCGCCGAGGATCTTAAAAATCATCCGCTCGAACGTGCAGGGATCGAACGGATGCTCTCCATCATTGGCGAGGCGGCAAAGAATATCTCGCCACAGTTACGCAAAGATGCCCCGGATATTCCCTGGAAAGCAACGGCTGGTACGCGTGACAAAATCATTCACCATTACTTTGGCGTGGACTACGAAGCGGTGTACGAAACTATCCGGCAGGATTTGCCGGTGCTAAAACGGGGCGTCCGGAAAATTCTGGATGGCACAACCTCTCATAAGCCTGATACGGACGCAAAGAAAACCGGGAAACCCGGGAAAAACCTAAGTAATTCCAAGAAATCCCCTCGGAAAAACTGCCGATCACCCCGATCTGAAGATTAAGACCTTATTTACGCCCCATTTGCCAAAATACGCCAAAATTAGGCTCCATATAATGCCTTTAAACGACACATAAACGCGTTTTTACCGCACCTTTTTCCATAATTCACCAAGTGCCAATCCAGCATATGATCGGCCCACAAAACGCGTTTACATGAGCGATATATTTTGTCCGTTTGCCAAAATACTGCTGATTCAGGCTTGTTTTAAAACGGAGGCCAATCTGGGCTCCGATTGGATCCGGAAAAGGGCAATCCGGGCTTGATTTGGGGCCGGATTAGGGTAGGTCGGATCGGAGGGTTGGGGGTTAGGGTATCCCACCCCAATACGGTGGGTGCTTGATTAACGAGGATGCGATGCCCTACGCGCAAAACGCCTTATCGGGTTTTGCGCTACGCACTTACCGGGATCCTGACATGAAATCGAAATCCCGGAACCGTATGGAATATTGAGTGGGCGCTCGGACACTCACTTGCCCGAACGAGTACCGCAACAGGAGTGCGAAGGTAACGAGACGCATCAGCGGCGAGGCTGAGCCCCACGTGTATCGCGCGAGCGAGTCCCCGGGCGTCTGCGGCTACCCGGGCAGGTAGATCGCCGCCCCGCTTCGCACAAATTCGCCATGCTCGCCCTCGCTTTCGCGGACCGGCTCCACAAAATTACATGCCAGTTACATTGGCCGATGCTCCTTGAGCAATCAAAGAGCAACAACAACAAGAGGAATGAAAAACCAACTCAAAGTACAATGCCAGACTCTCCCGTACCGGCCCTGCACGAATCAGAGACGGTCGAATTCAAAGAATCATTCGACCGGGAGGTTCCTGTTTCAGCCGGGTCACTCGCAAATACCCGGGGCGGGACTATTTTCATTGGCATAACCGATCGCGGCAATGTCGTCGGGACGATGATAGGTACCGAAACTTTCAAAGAATGGGGTAATACGATCTCCCAGAGCACTGAACCCCGCATCATCCCGGAGATCGAAAAATTATCCCGTGAAGGCAGGACCGTGGCCGCCATCC
Protein-coding sequences here:
- the tmk gene encoding dTMP kinase, yielding MLVTLEGIDGTGKSTLLAGLQPLLADLDPVYTREPGATWVGEAVRRAIAEQTDPVCEATLFVADHAAHLAAVVRPALAEHRLVISDRYSDSRFAYQSVTLDGVIPEPERWLRAMHDGWSVVPDKTFLLVIPVDDALARLSTKSGREHFERRDVLEKVQNRYLEYARVEPDRFVIVDALLDKDEVARFVADGIRQVVAEGKRHKRK
- a CDS encoding HisA/HisF-related TIM barrel protein, encoding MELVLAMDLRGNTVVHGKSGLRATYKPLDWGLSPTAEPVGFVQAIAPKFLYIADLDRIEGTGSHDALIRRCADLVDCCYVDRGVRGPADFLSGPHIKNIVGTETGGAELSRYRGGFLSVDVKDRKVIPSGASPESVLRAAREMAFEGCILLNLGFVGTEHGFGSDSREVLASWRSAYPGKLLYGGGVATVADLEVIHDAGFDGAIIATALHKGAVPAEWIRKGCMC
- a CDS encoding (5-formylfuran-3-yl)methyl phosphate synthase — translated: MQLLVSPSSILEARSAVDADIIDVKKPSEGSLGANFPWVIKEIKSFAKKPVSAAIGDFPYKPGQASLAAYGAACAGADYIKIGLAFSGKSQAREVIEAVTKAVKDEFPEKFVVIAGYSDYERMGSISPFDISSIAADCGADFAMIDTGIKDGKSTFSFMDEATLLRFTTQNKALGIGTALAGSLKFEDLDSLKRIDPEIIGVRGMVCGGDRNATIREDLVKTALAMIR
- a CDS encoding DUF86 domain-containing protein, with the protein product MKPEDPAYLHHILDAISHIEKFSKNISSAEDLKNHPLERAGIERMLSIIGEAAKNISPQLRKDAPDIPWKATAGTRDKIIHHYFGVDYEAVYETIRQDLPVLKRGVRKILDGTTSHKPDTDAKKTGKPGKNLSNSKKSPRKNCRSPRSED
- a CDS encoding nucleotidyltransferase family protein — its product is MATRRIKKEIRDRIVTILKNYDAERIAIFGSYARGEAGKKSDIDILVRFARPKSLIQLVQIEDEIAAAVKMPVDLVTEKSVSPYLSPSIHRDEVVIYG
- the guaB gene encoding IMP dehydrogenase, translated to MFAKKLEVPLSLTFDDVLLEPLESWTEPAETDTKTRFTKNISLNIPLVSAAMDTVTEATMAIALAREGGIGVIHRNMTAEREIQEVNIVKQAEELIERDVLYVEETATVSDAEKLMNQYSIGGVPVVGKGKIIGIVSRRDVRAIVSRRGEESIKTIMTKKPITADNDITPEKALEVMYTNKVERLPVADKTGKLLGIITMQDILEKRQYPKATRDKKGNLRVAAAVGPFDFARATQLDGHGVDALIVDCAHGHNMKVVEAVKNIKGSVKADVVAGNIATAKAAKALLGANVDGIKVGIGPGSICTTRIVAGTGVPQITAIAEVADVASKAGVPVIADGGVRYSGDVAKAIAAGASTVMMGSLFAGTDEAPGKVITIKGRRYKQYRGMGSLGVMSSGQSSDRYFQKKGIGATKFVPEGVEGVTPYVGHVGEVIYQMVGGLKSAMGYSGAATIDDMHKKARFVRITNAGMTESHPHNILITDEAPNYRLFE